Proteins co-encoded in one Rhodococcus sp. PAMC28707 genomic window:
- a CDS encoding PaaI family thioesterase, with the protein MQYVIEDIDAAELARRRAIYVPLTEAVRDLIDATIRTEVDDTVITQVRDEIAAATAKLRAKQIAGSYGLRKTPVGDSVSWGNVAVGLRNAIAPPIMVESSPDGLHWAELTLGAAYEGPTGLVHGGIGALILDHVLGATAKSVAPSFTGTLTLRYRRGTPLGTLRAEARVDRTEGRKVIVTGTLSDADGVTIEAEGIFIRPVTS; encoded by the coding sequence GTGCAGTACGTAATCGAAGATATCGACGCAGCTGAACTCGCCCGCCGCCGAGCGATCTACGTTCCGCTCACGGAGGCCGTCCGCGACCTCATCGACGCAACCATCCGCACTGAGGTCGACGATACCGTCATCACTCAGGTACGTGACGAGATCGCCGCTGCGACGGCAAAACTTCGTGCAAAGCAGATCGCCGGGTCATATGGTCTGCGGAAAACCCCCGTTGGCGATTCAGTGTCTTGGGGCAACGTCGCGGTGGGCCTGCGCAATGCGATCGCACCCCCCATCATGGTCGAGTCTTCCCCTGATGGGCTGCACTGGGCCGAGCTCACTCTCGGTGCCGCCTATGAAGGTCCGACCGGCCTGGTGCACGGAGGGATCGGAGCGCTGATCCTCGATCACGTGCTCGGGGCTACCGCGAAGTCCGTCGCGCCGAGCTTCACCGGCACCCTCACTCTGCGTTATCGTCGCGGTACCCCGTTGGGCACGCTGCGTGCCGAAGCCCGTGTAGATCGCACAGAAGGCCGCAAAGTGATTGTCACCGGAACACTGTCCGACGCCGACGGCGTCACGATAGAAGCAGAGGGCATCTTTATCCGCCCTGTGACGAGCTGA
- a CDS encoding IS110 family transposase, producing the protein MSGNSVAHAVYAGIDTHKDFHVAAVVDHLGRLLDTFTAATTVAGYRTLLQWITSFGDVDRIGVEGTGSYGVAITRLLRDRELEVVEVNRPNRQMRRLRGKTDAVDAEAAARAALAGAAAAVPKSHDGAIESIRLLRVTLTGLRKCSTALTNSLRNIIVGAPPELRDQLEPMTIGTLLHHCSSFRVPAGAPTDARVAVRSTLRSLSRQILFQQHEMDRLRSELTELVRRVNPSLLAAPGIGVDSASTLLVTAGDNPERLHSEASFAALCGVSPIEASSGKHTRHRLNRGGDRQANNALWRIALIRSSSDERTRTYVARRTAEGKSPREIRRCLKRHIAREVYTLLVHPQSVPGTDDLRPLRHRVGLSMQSCADHFAVSLTTISRTERAIKPNHQFASRYREWLTGQLADSA; encoded by the coding sequence TTGTCCGGAAATTCAGTCGCCCACGCGGTCTACGCGGGAATCGACACGCACAAGGATTTTCACGTCGCCGCGGTCGTCGACCATCTGGGTCGACTGCTAGACACATTCACAGCCGCGACGACGGTCGCCGGGTATCGAACTCTGCTGCAGTGGATTACGTCATTCGGCGACGTGGACCGGATCGGAGTCGAAGGCACGGGCTCCTACGGAGTCGCCATCACCCGACTGCTTCGCGACCGAGAACTCGAGGTCGTCGAAGTGAACCGGCCAAACCGGCAGATGCGGAGACTGCGCGGCAAAACCGATGCGGTCGATGCCGAAGCTGCGGCGCGGGCCGCTCTCGCCGGCGCCGCAGCGGCCGTCCCGAAGTCGCACGACGGAGCTATCGAGTCGATCCGACTTCTCCGTGTGACACTGACTGGTCTGCGCAAATGCTCTACAGCGCTGACGAATTCGCTGCGCAACATCATCGTCGGTGCTCCACCGGAATTACGCGATCAACTCGAACCGATGACCATCGGCACCTTGTTGCATCATTGCTCCAGCTTCCGTGTCCCGGCCGGCGCGCCTACCGACGCTCGGGTAGCCGTCAGGTCGACGCTTCGTTCACTCTCACGGCAGATCCTCTTCCAGCAACACGAGATGGATCGGCTCCGAAGCGAGTTGACCGAGCTGGTGCGCCGAGTCAACCCCTCGTTGCTCGCTGCGCCGGGCATTGGGGTTGACAGCGCTTCGACCCTGCTCGTCACCGCAGGAGATAATCCCGAACGACTCCACAGCGAGGCATCTTTCGCTGCTCTGTGCGGCGTGTCGCCGATCGAAGCGTCGTCGGGCAAGCACACCCGGCACAGGCTCAATCGCGGCGGAGATCGCCAAGCGAACAACGCCCTGTGGCGTATCGCGCTGATCCGATCCTCCAGCGATGAACGCACCCGCACTTACGTGGCGCGGAGGACCGCCGAGGGGAAATCGCCGCGGGAAATCAGGCGTTGCCTCAAACGGCACATCGCCCGTGAGGTCTACACCCTTCTCGTCCACCCGCAGTCCGTCCCCGGCACCGATGACCTTCGGCCACTACGCCACCGAGTCGGTCTGTCGATGCAGTCCTGCGCCGACCACTTCGCGGTCTCCCTCACGACGATCTCGCGCACAGAACGGGCTATCAAACCGAACCACCAATTCGCCTCTCGCTACCGCGAATGGTTGACGGGACAACTTGCCGATTCCGCTTGA
- a CDS encoding oxygenase MpaB family protein, translating to MNSPLDFGIFGPESVTWKVYRYPTSMTVGFTRTALTEMFDPLVVASVAGTDSLRQRAADRYDRTLEYAGALVLADSATAAQAADTLMRIHSKISGLDPETGQTYDPNDPVGQLWIHLTQWQSVLHVYERFGPGRLSEEDERQYWKECAIAAQFQTIDPADVPRSRAEMRAYYQRVRPGMLISETAIEHAQIILDGANPALTELPGPLSIMSPLAQWLLRRATIATLPRWMRTAIGSRQGPIVDAVVTAVLRPAMRLAARQPKGLAKKLESASPRAYAVLAPAILDIPPTTPETVTVQEAFRRAGRPLPREQYLALVGDSVNSAL from the coding sequence ATGAATTCACCGCTTGATTTTGGCATCTTCGGCCCCGAATCGGTGACCTGGAAGGTCTACCGCTATCCGACCTCGATGACGGTGGGCTTCACACGCACCGCGCTCACCGAGATGTTCGACCCACTGGTCGTGGCTTCGGTTGCCGGCACCGACTCGCTGAGACAGCGCGCCGCCGACCGGTACGACCGCACTTTGGAATACGCGGGCGCACTGGTGCTGGCGGATAGTGCCACGGCCGCACAGGCCGCGGACACTCTGATGCGCATACATTCGAAGATCAGCGGTCTCGATCCGGAAACCGGGCAGACTTACGACCCCAACGATCCGGTAGGTCAGCTGTGGATTCACCTCACCCAGTGGCAGTCGGTTCTCCACGTTTACGAGCGATTCGGGCCCGGACGCTTGAGCGAGGAAGACGAACGCCAATACTGGAAAGAATGCGCGATTGCCGCACAGTTCCAGACGATCGACCCCGCTGATGTCCCGCGGAGCCGTGCCGAGATGCGGGCCTACTACCAGCGAGTCCGTCCCGGAATGTTGATCAGCGAGACTGCAATCGAACATGCACAGATCATTTTGGACGGTGCCAATCCTGCGCTCACCGAGCTCCCCGGTCCATTGAGCATCATGAGCCCGCTGGCCCAGTGGTTGCTACGCCGAGCCACAATAGCCACCCTGCCTCGCTGGATGCGCACAGCAATCGGGTCTCGCCAAGGACCGATCGTCGACGCAGTAGTTACCGCGGTCTTGCGCCCGGCAATGCGACTGGCCGCGCGTCAGCCGAAGGGGTTGGCCAAGAAGCTCGAAAGTGCCTCACCCCGGGCCTATGCCGTGCTCGCACCCGCAATTCTCGACATACCGCCGACGACACCCGAGACCGTTACGGTGCAGGAAGCCTTCCGGCGCGCAGGAAGACCCTTGCCGCGTGAGCAGTACCTGGCCCTCGTGGGCGACTCGGTCAACTCAGCCCTCTGA
- a CDS encoding SDR family oxidoreductase — translation MTRTYLVTGSASGIGAAAAAHLRNQGAHVVGADLRDSDITVDLATADGRRELVEQAHQLTGGRLDGVVACAGVALFDPITIGVNYFGAVATLEGLRPLLVEGTDPRAVVISSVASLHPTDSSIVEAALAGDEAAATAAARSAVESGHGAQIYSSSKAAIARWVRRNAVTAEWAGMGIPLNAIAPGTIVTPMIQAMLDTDAGLKAIDGSVPMPLNGHAQPQQVAQLISWLVSKENSHITGQVVFLDGGADAVLRGDGRDCPRFGCSYWCQAESASCPVNHSR, via the coding sequence ATGACCAGAACGTACTTAGTGACCGGTAGTGCTTCCGGTATCGGTGCTGCCGCTGCCGCGCATCTGCGCAACCAGGGTGCTCACGTCGTCGGCGCAGATCTGCGAGACAGCGATATCACCGTTGACCTCGCGACGGCAGACGGACGACGCGAGCTCGTCGAACAGGCTCACCAGTTGACAGGCGGAAGGTTGGACGGGGTTGTAGCCTGCGCGGGCGTCGCACTGTTCGACCCGATCACCATTGGTGTCAACTACTTCGGTGCTGTGGCTACCCTCGAGGGCTTGCGGCCTCTACTCGTCGAAGGGACCGATCCGAGGGCCGTGGTGATCTCGTCTGTAGCGTCACTACACCCCACTGATTCTTCCATCGTCGAAGCCGCACTTGCCGGCGACGAAGCGGCGGCAACAGCAGCAGCCCGGTCCGCCGTGGAAAGCGGCCACGGTGCACAGATATATTCGTCGTCGAAGGCTGCGATCGCACGCTGGGTGCGTCGCAACGCCGTCACGGCTGAGTGGGCAGGCATGGGCATTCCGCTCAACGCCATCGCCCCCGGCACCATCGTCACACCGATGATCCAGGCCATGCTCGACACCGATGCAGGTCTAAAGGCTATCGATGGCAGCGTGCCGATGCCGTTGAACGGTCATGCCCAGCCACAACAGGTGGCGCAATTGATTTCCTGGCTGGTGTCCAAAGAAAACTCTCATATCACCGGCCAAGTCGTATTCCTGGACGGCGGCGCCGACGCTGTCCTTCGCGGCGACGGTAGGGACTGCCCCAGGTTTGGATGCTCCTATTGGTGTCAAGCGGAATCGGCAAGTTGTCCCGTCAACCATTCGCGGTAG
- a CDS encoding TetR/AcrR family transcriptional regulator, which yields MNLGVVLERVFAGEASDVPDDPTATKILDAAVGACAASGIGALTIDGVARRAGVNRTTIYRRFGDRDGVLQAMTLREGERMAQGIMKSLEGVEDPAEQLVEGFAAAVRLTEAHPVIRRTAEFEPQDLIAAGLADEAALLRLGSSFAAAGVRKLQLDGRATHLDADAIGETMARLFASFVLIPAQYSIDVRSEAGARSYARRTLVPLLLGSAGNA from the coding sequence GTGAATCTGGGAGTGGTACTCGAACGGGTGTTTGCGGGAGAAGCCAGCGACGTGCCGGATGACCCGACGGCGACCAAAATCCTGGATGCAGCGGTAGGGGCATGTGCCGCTAGCGGCATCGGTGCACTGACGATCGACGGTGTTGCACGTCGCGCCGGCGTCAACAGGACCACCATCTACCGCCGCTTCGGTGACCGCGATGGAGTGCTGCAAGCGATGACTCTGCGCGAGGGTGAGCGCATGGCGCAGGGGATCATGAAGTCTCTCGAGGGGGTCGAGGATCCGGCCGAACAGCTCGTCGAAGGCTTCGCGGCTGCGGTGCGCCTCACCGAAGCGCATCCGGTGATCCGACGCACCGCCGAGTTCGAGCCGCAGGACCTCATCGCGGCGGGGTTGGCCGACGAAGCCGCGTTGCTTCGGTTGGGCAGCTCCTTCGCTGCCGCTGGTGTACGAAAGTTGCAGTTGGACGGCCGGGCGACTCATCTCGATGCCGATGCGATCGGAGAGACCATGGCACGGCTGTTCGCCTCGTTCGTGCTGATCCCCGCGCAGTACTCGATAGATGTTCGTTCCGAGGCGGGGGCGAGAAGCTATGCGAGACGAACTCTGGTTCCGTTGCTGCTCGGATCGGCCGGAAACGCTTGA
- a CDS encoding SIMPL domain-containing protein (The SIMPL domain is named for its presence in mouse protein SIMPL (signalling molecule that associates with mouse pelle-like kinase). Bacterial member BP26, from Brucella, was shown to assemble into a channel-like structure, while YggE from E. coli has been associated with resistance to oxidative stress.) — protein MTRKRWVQKAIGSAALLVAIGLTAGCGNNSASADGPPGVNVNGVGEVEGTPDTLTAQIGVETMAGDVTTAIDQANTAVGTVTDAISAAGVDREDIQTQQVSINPQYSGGMLGGTSEISGYQATNTLRVTVRDLSKASTVLGDATSAGGNATRISGVSFRIDDDSELISDARARAFADARDRAEQYATLSGSDLGQVLSITENITGQDQLSRFPEGASMADSSVPIEPGQQTVSVSVAVKWALD, from the coding sequence ATGACTCGAAAACGATGGGTACAGAAGGCGATCGGTTCAGCAGCACTACTCGTGGCAATCGGTCTGACCGCGGGGTGCGGGAACAATTCAGCGTCCGCCGATGGACCGCCCGGCGTCAACGTCAACGGCGTCGGTGAAGTCGAAGGCACACCCGATACCCTGACGGCGCAGATCGGTGTCGAGACGATGGCCGGCGACGTCACCACCGCCATCGATCAGGCGAACACCGCGGTCGGCACAGTGACCGATGCGATATCGGCCGCAGGCGTCGATCGCGAAGACATTCAGACCCAACAGGTGTCCATCAACCCCCAGTACTCGGGTGGGATGCTCGGCGGAACCTCAGAGATTTCCGGCTACCAGGCAACCAACACGTTGCGAGTCACGGTTCGGGACCTGTCGAAGGCTTCGACGGTCCTCGGCGACGCCACGTCCGCCGGTGGCAACGCAACCCGGATCTCCGGAGTGTCATTCCGCATCGACGACGATTCGGAACTGATATCCGACGCACGGGCCCGGGCATTCGCCGACGCCCGCGATCGCGCTGAGCAGTACGCGACGCTCTCGGGTAGCGATCTCGGGCAAGTTCTGTCCATTACCGAGAACATCACCGGGCAGGACCAACTGTCGAGATTCCCAGAGGGCGCGAGTATGGCCGACTCATCGGTCCCCATCGAACCCGGGCAGCAGACTGTCAGCGTGTCCGTGGCCGTCAAGTGGGCCTTGGACTGA
- a CDS encoding Ltp family lipoprotein, which translates to MTTPPGWHADPEGSAQLRWWDGQQWTSALQPDPMKPTASEHLSGAPADPASGGSNRRKWPWVVAAGLVLLVVTGALYSAGKSSDDVANGQAATTTQSSAVEKAPVIPKATTTTVPPPPPPPPPPAPVLPVETTEPEAPAPIAPAAPKTTETASGQTGMTGGQRNAVRAANSYLDYSSFSRQGLIDQLTYEDYSTEDATFAVDNVAADWNEQAALSAQDYLDYTAFSRQGLVDQLIYEGFTPEQAQYGVDRTGL; encoded by the coding sequence ATGACGACACCTCCTGGATGGCACGCGGACCCGGAAGGCTCTGCACAGCTACGGTGGTGGGACGGCCAACAGTGGACGTCCGCTCTTCAGCCAGATCCGATGAAACCGACTGCGTCCGAACACTTGTCAGGTGCTCCCGCCGATCCAGCGTCCGGTGGATCCAACCGCAGGAAGTGGCCATGGGTCGTGGCCGCCGGCTTGGTGCTGCTCGTCGTTACCGGTGCGCTGTATTCAGCGGGCAAGTCATCGGACGACGTAGCGAACGGGCAGGCGGCCACAACGACACAATCGAGTGCGGTCGAAAAGGCTCCGGTCATTCCGAAAGCCACGACCACGACTGTCCCCCCGCCCCCGCCCCCGCCCCCGCCCCCGGCACCAGTCCTGCCGGTGGAAACTACCGAACCTGAGGCGCCGGCACCTATCGCTCCTGCCGCACCGAAGACGACCGAGACGGCCAGCGGGCAGACGGGGATGACCGGCGGACAGCGCAATGCTGTGCGTGCGGCCAACAGCTATCTGGACTATTCGTCGTTTTCCCGACAGGGTCTGATCGATCAACTGACGTACGAGGACTACTCGACCGAGGATGCGACCTTCGCTGTGGACAATGTCGCGGCTGATTGGAACGAACAGGCCGCGCTCTCCGCTCAGGACTACCTCGACTACACAGCCTTCTCGCGTCAAGGCCTCGTCGATCAGTTGATATACGAAGGGTTCACCCCTGAACAGGCTCAGTACGGAGTGGATCGGACAGGGCTCTAG
- a CDS encoding long-chain-fatty-acid--CoA ligase, which yields MSDSTAAIISDRLEHWATVKPDELAMAFQGSEYTWSQWYDRILRVAAALADAGIAAGDTVAFVDKNHLSCIEVTYAASLLGAANVVPNWRLAGEELDYVLADSGARILFVGSELHPQILAIRDRLTAVERIFSIGGEHDEFEPWIDGVSPLHPRPHVSPDATALILYSSGTTGRPKGIRLTHRNLFAHSDSMLEIMPVEEDHRFLIAMPMFHVGGTCYAIMGIHAGKYCYFTREADGPSIFAGLAAGANIAFLVPPVIAGVLAAGEQAINAFKAFKRIIYGAAPMPLPLLRAALAAWPDTEFVQVYGMTELAGVVTALMPDVHRDEAQTERMASAGTPIPGMEVRIVDPVTLEDAPTGITGELWWRSEQCTPGYLGKPEATAETITAEGWLRSGDMGRADGGGFIFIEDRLKDMIITGGENVYSPEIERILVEHPAIAEVAVIGVPDDRWGETIKAVVVLVPDAIVDESELITYTRGRLAKFKCPTSIDVVEVLPRNPTGKILKRDLRKPYWDNRDNKLV from the coding sequence ATGTCCGATTCCACCGCAGCAATCATCTCCGATCGCCTCGAGCATTGGGCGACGGTCAAACCGGACGAGCTTGCGATGGCATTTCAAGGGTCGGAATACACGTGGTCACAGTGGTATGACCGCATCCTCCGCGTCGCGGCCGCCCTCGCCGATGCGGGTATCGCAGCCGGTGATACGGTCGCTTTTGTCGACAAAAACCATCTGTCATGTATCGAAGTCACCTATGCTGCTTCACTTCTCGGTGCGGCGAACGTCGTTCCCAACTGGCGGCTTGCAGGTGAAGAACTCGATTACGTGCTCGCCGACTCAGGTGCCCGGATCCTGTTCGTCGGCAGCGAACTCCATCCCCAGATTCTTGCGATCCGCGACCGTCTGACCGCCGTCGAAAGGATCTTCTCGATAGGCGGTGAACACGATGAGTTCGAGCCTTGGATCGACGGAGTCTCGCCTTTACACCCCCGTCCACATGTAAGCCCGGATGCAACTGCACTGATTCTCTACAGCTCAGGGACTACCGGTCGTCCCAAAGGTATTCGGCTGACACATCGAAACCTTTTCGCACACAGCGACAGCATGCTCGAAATCATGCCGGTGGAGGAAGACCACCGATTCTTGATCGCCATGCCTATGTTCCACGTCGGTGGAACCTGCTACGCCATTATGGGAATTCATGCTGGTAAGTACTGCTACTTCACCCGGGAAGCTGACGGCCCGTCTATCTTTGCCGGACTCGCGGCCGGCGCCAACATCGCCTTCCTCGTTCCCCCGGTGATCGCAGGGGTGTTGGCTGCGGGAGAACAAGCAATCAACGCGTTCAAGGCATTCAAACGCATCATCTACGGCGCTGCACCGATGCCGCTGCCACTGCTGCGCGCTGCGCTTGCTGCCTGGCCGGACACCGAGTTCGTACAGGTCTACGGCATGACCGAGTTGGCTGGGGTGGTCACCGCGTTGATGCCCGACGTTCATCGCGATGAGGCCCAGACCGAACGCATGGCCTCGGCTGGGACGCCGATCCCCGGTATGGAAGTCCGGATCGTCGATCCCGTGACACTCGAGGATGCACCAACCGGCATCACTGGTGAACTGTGGTGGCGGTCGGAACAATGCACCCCGGGCTATCTGGGTAAACCCGAGGCTACAGCCGAAACCATCACCGCCGAAGGGTGGTTGCGCAGCGGGGACATGGGAAGAGCCGATGGTGGCGGCTTCATATTCATCGAAGACCGCCTCAAGGACATGATCATTACCGGTGGTGAGAACGTCTACTCACCTGAGATCGAACGGATCCTCGTGGAGCATCCCGCAATCGCCGAGGTCGCGGTCATCGGCGTCCCCGACGACCGTTGGGGTGAAACGATCAAAGCCGTTGTCGTTCTCGTGCCCGACGCGATCGTCGATGAATCCGAATTGATCACCTATACCCGCGGCCGTCTCGCAAAGTTCAAATGCCCCACGAGTATCGACGTCGTCGAAGTCCTCCCCCGCAACCCCACCGGAAAGATCCTCAAACGCGACCTCCGGAAACCGTACTGGGACAACCGAGACAACAAGTTGGTCTAG
- a CDS encoding TetR family transcriptional regulator, with protein sequence MTQPQQSLMDRRRAAVRMDIAASAARLFAERGFDATSVEDIARGAGMSVRTFYRHCDAKEDTLTPVVVSGIRHFVECLRNLPEQELVSASVQQAFLQVFERYKNTEGISSSELFVILTSVPGIHARWMVAAHGLAEEMRPLLARRAGLEPDGLEARMLSHTLIGALTVTLEYWATQEPGDPNEIGRLAASALSVLRVITVEQEH encoded by the coding sequence GTGACTCAACCGCAGCAGTCTTTGATGGATCGTCGGCGGGCGGCAGTGCGGATGGACATCGCTGCAAGTGCAGCGCGACTTTTTGCTGAGCGCGGATTCGACGCGACCTCGGTGGAGGATATTGCGCGCGGAGCCGGAATGTCGGTTCGAACCTTCTACCGGCACTGTGATGCGAAAGAAGACACCTTGACCCCAGTGGTCGTTTCGGGGATTCGCCACTTCGTAGAATGCCTGCGAAACTTACCCGAGCAAGAATTGGTGTCAGCGTCCGTACAGCAAGCATTTCTGCAAGTATTCGAACGTTACAAAAATACAGAAGGTATCTCGTCGAGTGAACTTTTCGTCATCCTCACTTCAGTGCCCGGCATCCACGCGCGATGGATGGTTGCGGCACATGGACTAGCCGAGGAAATGCGACCGCTCCTTGCCCGGCGTGCCGGATTGGAACCTGATGGTCTCGAGGCTCGCATGTTGTCGCATACGCTGATCGGCGCGCTCACAGTCACTTTGGAGTACTGGGCAACCCAAGAACCTGGCGATCCCAACGAGATCGGCCGACTCGCAGCATCAGCGTTGTCAGTGCTCCGGGTCATTACCGTCGAACAAGAACACTGA
- a CDS encoding SRPBCC family protein — protein sequence MIRSITRNVIVPVLPDLAWEYVGDFDALASWHPGVPPVEMENNADPTEIGSVRTFSVDGRVVAREQLRARDAEGRSYSYEVLDPMLPVRDYIATIAVVPHDQGSEIQWSATYRSGDDAVAMIEQAYGDNVYSTGLKAVGEHFGA from the coding sequence ATGATTCGATCTATCACACGCAACGTAATTGTTCCCGTGCTACCGGATCTCGCATGGGAGTACGTGGGGGACTTCGATGCTCTCGCGTCGTGGCATCCCGGTGTTCCTCCCGTAGAAATGGAAAACAATGCGGACCCGACAGAGATAGGTTCTGTCCGAACCTTTTCCGTAGACGGACGAGTAGTGGCCCGTGAGCAATTACGTGCTCGCGATGCTGAGGGGCGCAGCTACAGTTACGAAGTACTCGACCCGATGCTGCCCGTCCGTGACTACATCGCGACGATCGCGGTCGTCCCCCACGATCAGGGCTCAGAAATCCAATGGAGCGCTACCTATCGATCCGGCGACGATGCTGTTGCCATGATCGAGCAGGCATATGGCGACAACGTCTACAGCACTGGACTCAAAGCTGTTGGAGAACATTTTGGTGCGTAG
- a CDS encoding YceI family protein, which translates to MTPVSWTFDASDGGQLTIKTDVTGKASKLGHRLTIAMKSWTAAVDWSGNTPTSVTFTVEVDSLDVVGGEGGVTPLIGPEKILAKFNALKTFDAKRYPQIRFRSDEIAAINTGFSLRGTMEIHGITRGMTVNVTVVEDGMKWHCASESTVRQSDYEIKPYSQMLGAMKVVDEVTVSFEAERTKPCLNPPSR; encoded by the coding sequence ATGACTCCTGTGAGCTGGACATTCGATGCATCAGATGGAGGGCAACTGACGATCAAGACGGACGTCACCGGCAAGGCGTCCAAATTGGGCCACCGTCTCACCATTGCAATGAAGTCGTGGACGGCCGCCGTCGACTGGTCTGGGAACACTCCCACCTCGGTCACCTTCACCGTCGAAGTCGATTCACTCGACGTGGTCGGCGGTGAAGGTGGTGTCACGCCGCTGATCGGGCCGGAAAAGATCCTCGCAAAATTCAACGCGCTGAAGACCTTCGACGCGAAACGGTACCCCCAGATTCGCTTCCGCTCAGACGAAATCGCCGCGATAAATACCGGATTCAGCCTCCGCGGTACGATGGAGATCCACGGCATCACCCGGGGCATGACTGTGAACGTAACCGTCGTTGAAGATGGTATGAAATGGCACTGTGCATCGGAAAGCACAGTGCGCCAGTCGGATTACGAAATCAAGCCGTACTCACAGATGCTGGGTGCTATGAAGGTGGTCGACGAGGTGACAGTGTCCTTCGAGGCCGAGCGCACGAAGCCGTGCCTGAATCCACCGAGTCGGTAA
- a CDS encoding potassium channel family protein, producing MTFLAIYAWTVLTQPAGFGQQVAENAVMVIWVLFGVDYLVRLTLADQRTRWFGLHLHELAIVALPVLRPLRLLRLLTLVSFLQRSIGGALRGRVVAYAVSGTVLLVFVASLAMLDVERAAPTGNIKTFPDALWWSIATVTTVGYGDYSPSTATGRCIAVALMIAGIALLGVVTATLASWLVQKVAEQDDVNQAATQKQIAELTIQITALRDELASNTSVDRESPPTRSSAR from the coding sequence ATGACATTCCTTGCGATTTACGCCTGGACGGTGCTGACCCAGCCGGCTGGTTTCGGCCAACAAGTCGCGGAAAACGCCGTCATGGTGATCTGGGTTTTGTTCGGCGTCGACTATCTCGTACGGCTCACGCTGGCCGATCAGCGAACTCGATGGTTCGGACTGCACCTGCATGAACTAGCAATCGTCGCCCTGCCGGTCCTGCGCCCACTCCGACTGCTTCGCCTGCTCACCTTGGTAAGTTTTCTGCAACGTTCGATCGGCGGTGCGTTGCGAGGACGCGTGGTTGCCTACGCAGTCAGCGGAACGGTCCTGCTCGTCTTCGTGGCATCACTGGCCATGCTCGACGTCGAACGAGCCGCACCGACCGGCAATATAAAAACATTTCCCGACGCACTCTGGTGGTCCATTGCGACTGTGACAACTGTCGGATACGGGGACTACAGCCCCAGCACAGCAACCGGTCGGTGCATCGCAGTCGCGCTCATGATCGCCGGCATTGCCCTGCTGGGAGTTGTAACAGCGACTTTGGCGTCTTGGCTCGTGCAGAAAGTTGCAGAACAAGACGACGTCAACCAAGCTGCAACCCAGAAGCAGATCGCCGAACTCACCATCCAGATCACGGCACTACGTGATGAACTCGCGTCTAACACCTCGGTCGACCGCGAATCGCCGCCCACTCGGTCATCGGCTCGATAG